A region from the Vicia villosa cultivar HV-30 ecotype Madison, WI linkage group LG3, Vvil1.0, whole genome shotgun sequence genome encodes:
- the LOC131662562 gene encoding microtubule-associated protein RP/EB family member 1B-like: MATSIGIMDSAYFVGRNEILTWINNRLQLNLSRIEEAASGAVQCQMMDMTYPGVVPMHKVNFDAKNEYDMIQNYKVLQEVFNKLKIEKHIEVSRLIKGRPLDNLEFLQWLKRYCDSVNGGIMNENYNPVERRVKGGKDRNHKGLRSSKSLQSYTTNNSGSGDALSLNRTSGPKHSRSSGGSDGANSSAEIQALSKQVTDLKLSVDLLEKERDFYFSKLRDIEILCQASELENEPISVAIKKILYAADAKESALDEAQAYINETLDTVEDEPETET, encoded by the exons ATGGCGACGAGTATAGGGATAATGGATAGCGCCTACTTTGTCGGTAGGAATGAGATTCTGACTTGGATCAATAACCGTCTTCAACTCAATCTCTCTCGCATTGAAGAG GCTGCATCTGGTGCTGTGCAATGCCAGATGATGGACATGACGTATCCCGGGGTTGTGCCGATGCACAAG GTGAACTTTGATGCCAAGAATGAGTATGATATGATTCAAAATTATAAAGTTCTACAGGAAGTGTTCAACAAGTTGAAGATTGAGAAG CATATTGAAGTTAGCAGGCTTATTAAAGGCCGTCCTTTGGACAACTTGGAGTTCCTTCAATGGCTGAAACGATATTGTGATTCTGTTAATGGTGGCATTATGAATGA GAACTATAATCCTGTGGAGCGCAGGGTTAAGGGTGGAAAGGACCGAAATCATAAGGGTTTAAGGAGCTCAAAGTCGCTTCAATCATATACTACGAATAATTCTGGTTCAGGCGACGCACTCAGTCTAAATAGAACCTCAG GGCCTAAGCATTCAAGGTCAAGTGGCGGATCAGATGGGGCAAATTCGTCAGCCGAGATTCAGGCATTGTCCAAGCAG GTTACTGATCTCAAACTCTCGGTGGATCTCTTGGAAAAAGAAAGAGACTTTTACTTTTCAAAACTACGAGATATAGAAATTCTTTGTCAGGCATCAGAACTGGAGAATGAACCT ATATCGGTAGCAATTAAGAAGATTTTGTATGCTGCTGATGCAAAAGAGTCAGCATTAGATGAAGCTCAGGCTTACATTAATGAAACATTGGATACTGTTGAAGATGAACCAGAAACTGAAACATGA
- the LOC131659310 gene encoding uncharacterized protein LOC131659310, whose translation MSAPRDQALNISVNDVNATTTITSTSSTDITLRESQASRATGYEEPSIGKYSNPSLDKIKEGSMYADGAIRKLISRVLNEDIPVVGISQPLSQIDPPTNDDEIEKTTDASTSGKVENNLLELSNSMIRDASTAGKENIDISFAKEPSPRKQDDQWLENTNHVIDVDDLSSSDELIKNVNPRVAKRMRTRKGKAMLDTNPLKSNKKTTVVGPPRSWSKVCVSSKKRKGRSDNESEEDAGDDVQDIRHVKKFVIKRSSMNVPDAPLDNISFHSIGSATRWRFMYQRRVVMERELGQDALKIKEDMDRISTVGLIKTVIGL comes from the coding sequence ATGTCTGCTCCTAGGGATCAGGCTTTGAATATCTCAGTGAACGATGTGAATGCTACTACTACAATAACCTCGACCTCCAGCACTGATATTACATTAAGGGAGTCTCAAGCCTCTCGTGCAACTGGCTATGAAGAACCATCTATAGGTAAATATTCCAATCCCTctcttgataagatcaaagaaggTAGTATGTATGCAGACGGGGCTATTAGAAAACTAATCTCTAGGGTTCTAAATGAGGATATACCTGTGGTTGGGATTTCCCAACCCCTTTCCCAAATTGATCCTCCCACAAATGATGATGAAATAGAAAAGACTACTGATGCCTCTACAAGTGGTAAGGTTGAAAATAACCTACTCGAGTTATCCAACTCTATGATTAGGGATGCTAGCACTGCTGGTAAAGAAAACATCGACATCTCCTTTGCTAAGGAACCCTCCCCTCGAAAGCAAGATGATCAATGGCTTGAAAATACCAACCATGTTATTGATGTTGATGATTTATCCTCTAGTGATGAATTGATCAAGAATGTAAATCCTAGAGTTGCCAAAAGGATGAGGACTAGAAAGGGAAAAGCCATGCTCGACACAAACCCTCTGAAAAGTAACAAGAAGACAACTGTGGTTGGACCTCCAAGGTCTTGGAGCAAAGTTTGTGTTTCATCCAAAAAGAGAAAGGGTAGGTCAGATAATGAGTCTGAAGAAGATGCTGGTGATGATGTTCAGGACATTAGGCATGTAAAGAAGTTTGTGATCAAGAGATCATCTATGAATGTGCCAGATGCTCCCTTAGATAATATCTCCTTTCACTCTATTGGCAGTGCGACAAGATGGAGGTTTATGTATCAACGGAGGGTTGTCATGGAGAGAGAACTAGGTCAGGATGCCCTTAAGATTAAGGAAGACATGGACCGAATCTCTACTGTTGGCTTAATAAAAACTGTGATTGGGCTATGA